A portion of the Ignavibacteria bacterium genome contains these proteins:
- a CDS encoding ATP-binding cassette domain-containing protein → IGFVFQAFNLIPVFTAKENVEFIMLLQKVPKDERERRAIELLESVGLKERAENRPSELSGGQQQRVAVARALASKPSFVLADEPTANLDSETAESLLDLMEQLNHEYQMTFVFSTHDAKVIKRARRVVTLEDGKIKSDIYQNEKSQINS, encoded by the coding sequence ATATTGGATTCGTATTTCAGGCGTTTAATTTAATTCCAGTATTCACAGCAAAAGAAAATGTGGAATTTATCATGCTGCTTCAAAAAGTGCCGAAGGATGAAAGAGAAAGAAGAGCAATTGAACTTCTTGAATCAGTTGGATTGAAAGAACGTGCCGAAAATCGTCCTTCAGAATTATCAGGCGGACAGCAGCAGCGTGTTGCAGTAGCACGTGCATTAGCATCAAAGCCATCATTTGTTTTAGCAGATGAACCGACAGCGAATTTAGATTCTGAAACTGCTGAATCGCTTCTCGATCTAATGGAACAATTAAATCATGAATACCAAATGACTTTTGTTTTTTCAACTCACGATGCAAAGGTAATAAAAAGAGCTCGTCGTGTTGTTACTCTGGAAGATGGAAAAATCAAATCAGACATATATCAGAATGAAAAATCTCAGATCAATTCTTAA